A window from Telopea speciosissima isolate NSW1024214 ecotype Mountain lineage chromosome 8, Tspe_v1, whole genome shotgun sequence encodes these proteins:
- the LOC122671878 gene encoding protein yippee-like isoform X1 yields the protein MGRLFVINLEGKIYSCKHCQTQLALYDDILSKSFHCRHGKAYLFRKVVNVSVGEKEDRMMITGMHTVADIFCVGCGSIVGWTYEAAHEKSQKYKEGKFVLERFKVSGPDGSNYWPSREAHISGSDADDA from the exons atGGGTAGGCTCTTCGTGATCAATCTAGAAGGCAAGATCTATAGCTGCAAGCACTGCCAAACCCAACTCGCTTTATATGATGACATCCTTTCCAAG TCTTTCCACTGCAGGCATGGGAAGGCTTATCTCTTCAGGAAGGT TGTGAATGTCTCAGTTGGGGAGAAAGAAGATCGGATGATGATAACTGGAATGCACACTGTTGCTGACATTTTCTGTGTAGGATGTGGGTCAATCGTCGGATGGACATAT GAGGCTGCACATGAGAAGAGCCAGAAGTACAAGGAAGGAAAATTCGTCCTTGAGAG GTTTAAGGTGTCCGGCCCTGATGGTAGCAACTACTGGCCCAGTCGCGAAGCTCACATTAGTGGAAGTGATGCTGATGATGCTTGA